A genomic window from Silene latifolia isolate original U9 population chromosome Y, ASM4854445v1, whole genome shotgun sequence includes:
- the LOC141632693 gene encoding uncharacterized protein LOC141632693: MRKPELSGRMTKWSVHISGYDLQFEPRTAIKSQALADFVSDLCPATRGEAEEGMLTITGSQDSEIWTLYIDGASNARGAGVGLVHRSPKGDMIVQAVRCEFKATNKEAEYEALILGMQMTSELKVRNLRVYSDSLLVVNHVNNEYVSRDLKMIAYLKVATEQKSKFRTFKITQVPRDQNVEADALATLRATFQPTELSNIPITHVLTPAIRRSRIESGERGCTHANVHRSQDAGFHSRTTGCRLEGSIPKLAKGWDTP; encoded by the coding sequence atgaggaagcctgaactttcGGGCAGAATGACTAAATGGTCAGTGCATATTAGTGGCTATGACTTGCAATTCGAACCCAGAACAGCGATAAAATCCCAAGCCCTAGCAGATTTCGTCTCTGACTTATGCCCTGCTACCCGTGGGGAGGCAGAAGAAGGAATGTTGACGATAACAGGGAGTCAGGATAGTGAGATATGGACCCTATACATTGACGGAGCCTCAAATGCAAGGGGAGCTGGCGTAGGTTTGGTCCATCGATCACCTAAAGGTGATATGATAGTACAAGCTGTTAGGTGTGAATTCAAAGCAACTAACAAAGAAGCCGAGTATGAAGCCCTTATACTCGGGATGCAGATGACGTCGGAGCTTAAGGTGAGGAACCTGAGGGTGTATAGTGACTCCTTACTTGTGGTAAATCATGTAAACAACGAATATGTGTCACGAGATTTAAAGATGATAGCCTACTTGAAGGTAGCCACGGAGCAAAAGTCAAAGTTTAGAACATTCAAGATAACTCAGGTGCCgcgagatcagaacgtggaggcAGACGCCTTGGCAACGTTGAGGGCCACCTTCCAGCCCACAGAACTATCAAACATACCTATCACCCATGTGTTGACCCCAGCCATCCGAAGGAGCCGGATCGAATCCGGTGAAAGAGGATGTACACATGCAAATGTACACAGGAGCCAGGACGCTGGTTTCCACAGTAGGACAACAGGATGCAGATTGGAGGGTTCCATACCTAAATTGGCTAAGGGATGGGACACTCCCTGA